Proteins co-encoded in one Deltaproteobacteria bacterium genomic window:
- the rpoB gene encoding DNA-directed RNA polymerase subunit beta, with product MAFQVANNLRFRRTFGKIKKIIDLPYLIEIQKNSYELFLQKDIAPMQRQNHGLQEVFRSVFPIKDFNETASLEFVSYALGEPKYDVDECHQRGMTFAAPLKVTVQLVLWDVDSQTGSRSIKNVKEQEVYFGEMPLMTRNGTFMINGTERVIVSQLHRSPGVFFEHDKGKTHASGKLLYSARVIPYRGSWVDLEFDPRDVLYVRIDRRRKFHATVLLRALGMTAEDLLNYYYKSDSVVIDNKKPALGFNPSHLLGTEIGSDIRDPKSNEIIARPGRKFTRPVLRQMEAARIKHVPIAWESLIGRVAAHDIVDGDSKEVLVEWNQEISREKLDLIKEKNLHQFEVLFIDDSSIGPFLRNTLLQDRIKSPQDAILEIYRRLRPGDPPTVESATNFFNNLFFNPDRYDLSKVGRLKLNHRLKLNVPLEQGTLRKEDILEVVRYLMELKNGNGSVDDIDHLGNRRVRAVGELVENHFRVGLVRMERAIKEKMSLQDIETLMPQELINYKPVSAALKEFFGSSQLSQFMDQTNPLSEITHKRRLSALGPGGLTRERAGFEVRDVHPTHYGRVCPIETPEGPNIGLIASLTTYARVNEFGFIETPYREVENGRVTDKIRYLSALEEEDHVIAQANAPIDNRGAFSVDLVSARKGGEFVMARPEEVNFMDVSPNQLVSVAASLIPFLENDDANRALMGSNMQRQAVPLLRTEAPFVGTGMEKTVARDSGVTVVARRDGVIESVDSTRIVVKADKPSGARDTGVDIYNLVKYQRSNQNTCINQRPIIVVGDQVKAGDVIADGPSTEMGELALGRNVVVALMPWGGYNFEDSILISERVVKEDIYTSIHIEEFECASRDTKLGPEEITRDIPNVGDEALTDLDESGIIRIGAEVKPGDILVGKITPKGETQLSPEEKLLRAIFGEKAGEVRDTSLRVPPGVEGRVINVRIFSRKGLGKDERSKVIEDEEVTRLRKDQHDEVRILQEGALRRLKKLLVGRRLAARLADDSRKVILNKGQEITEEDLEHLPMVYWSEIRVDNDSVETELNRIVESTTGQVNIIKEMFEDKIDKLKGGDELPPGVIKMVKVFVAIKRKLQVGDKMAGRHGNKGVISRILPEEDMPYLEDGTPVDVVLNPLGVPSRMNVGQILEAHLGWAARSLGQQIDDLVRTHHGDGDVVRRRLKEYLNAREANELLDGVKDNDVFKLADKYRDGVRIASPVFDGAAEEEIFNLLRKAGLPATGQVTLYDGRTGQPFDGKVTVGVMYIMKLHHLVDDKIHARSTGPYSLVTQQPLGGKAQFGGQRLGEMEVWALEAYGAAYTLQEMLTVKSDDVVGRTRMYEAIVKGDNLLEPGLPESFNVMVKELQSLGLDVDLVEEK from the coding sequence ATGGCATTTCAAGTTGCCAATAACTTACGATTTCGCCGTACCTTCGGGAAGATCAAGAAAATTATCGATCTTCCTTATTTGATCGAAATTCAAAAAAACTCCTATGAGCTGTTTCTGCAGAAGGACATTGCGCCGATGCAGCGACAGAACCACGGTTTACAAGAAGTCTTTCGCTCGGTTTTTCCGATCAAGGATTTCAATGAGACCGCGTCATTGGAATTTGTCAGCTATGCGTTGGGCGAGCCAAAGTATGATGTCGATGAGTGCCATCAGCGCGGCATGACCTTCGCCGCGCCGCTCAAGGTGACTGTGCAGCTGGTGTTGTGGGACGTCGACAGCCAGACCGGTTCGCGCAGCATCAAGAACGTCAAAGAACAGGAAGTTTATTTCGGTGAGATGCCGCTGATGACGCGCAACGGCACGTTCATGATCAACGGCACGGAGCGCGTCATCGTAAGTCAGTTGCACCGCTCTCCCGGAGTGTTCTTCGAGCATGACAAGGGTAAAACCCACGCCAGCGGCAAGCTCCTATACTCCGCACGGGTGATTCCCTACCGCGGTTCGTGGGTCGATTTAGAATTCGATCCCCGCGATGTGCTTTACGTGCGCATCGACCGGCGCCGCAAGTTCCATGCGACAGTTTTGCTGCGCGCGCTCGGCATGACCGCCGAAGATTTGCTCAATTATTATTACAAAAGCGACAGCGTGGTCATCGACAACAAGAAGCCGGCACTCGGGTTCAATCCGAGCCATTTGCTCGGCACCGAGATTGGCTCGGACATCCGCGACCCGAAATCCAACGAGATCATCGCGCGTCCGGGCAGGAAATTTACCCGCCCAGTATTGCGGCAGATGGAAGCGGCGCGCATCAAACATGTGCCGATCGCCTGGGAATCGCTGATTGGCCGGGTGGCGGCGCACGATATCGTAGATGGCGACAGCAAGGAAGTTCTGGTGGAGTGGAACCAGGAGATCTCGCGGGAAAAGCTCGACCTGATCAAAGAAAAGAACCTCCATCAGTTCGAAGTCCTGTTTATCGACGACTCCAGCATCGGTCCATTCCTGCGTAACACCTTGCTTCAAGACCGCATCAAGTCCCCCCAGGACGCGATCTTGGAGATCTATCGTCGCCTGCGTCCAGGCGATCCGCCGACGGTGGAGTCGGCGACCAACTTTTTCAACAACTTGTTTTTTAACCCGGATCGCTATGACCTCTCGAAAGTCGGTCGGTTGAAGCTCAACCACCGTTTAAAGCTTAATGTGCCGCTGGAACAGGGCACGCTGCGCAAGGAAGACATTCTCGAAGTGGTGCGTTACTTGATGGAGCTCAAGAACGGTAACGGCTCCGTCGACGATATTGACCATTTGGGCAATCGCCGCGTGCGCGCAGTCGGTGAGCTCGTGGAAAACCATTTCCGCGTCGGTTTGGTGCGCATGGAGCGGGCGATCAAAGAAAAAATGAGCTTGCAGGACATCGAAACTTTGATGCCGCAGGAGTTGATCAACTACAAACCGGTCTCTGCGGCGCTCAAGGAGTTTTTCGGCTCGAGCCAGCTGTCGCAATTCATGGATCAAACCAACCCGCTCTCGGAGATCACCCACAAGCGGCGGCTCTCGGCGTTAGGCCCGGGCGGTCTAACGCGCGAGCGGGCAGGGTTCGAGGTGCGCGACGTGCACCCGACCCACTATGGCCGGGTCTGCCCGATCGAGACGCCGGAAGGACCGAACATCGGTCTGATCGCGTCGTTGACAACCTATGCGCGGGTGAACGAGTTCGGCTTCATCGAAACGCCCTATCGCGAAGTGGAAAACGGCCGGGTGACCGACAAGATTCGCTACCTTTCGGCTTTGGAAGAAGAGGACCATGTCATCGCGCAGGCCAACGCACCCATCGATAACCGCGGCGCTTTCTCCGTGGACCTGGTTTCGGCGCGCAAGGGCGGTGAGTTCGTCATGGCGCGTCCGGAAGAAGTCAACTTCATGGACGTGTCGCCGAACCAATTGGTCAGCGTCGCGGCGTCGTTAATTCCATTTCTGGAAAACGACGACGCTAACCGCGCTCTCATGGGTTCGAATATGCAGCGTCAAGCGGTGCCGCTCCTGCGCACCGAGGCGCCGTTTGTCGGGACCGGCATGGAAAAAACCGTGGCGCGCGACTCCGGTGTCACGGTGGTGGCCCGGCGCGATGGGGTGATTGAAAGCGTCGATTCGACGCGCATTGTCGTCAAGGCCGACAAGCCGTCGGGCGCGCGCGATACCGGCGTCGATATTTACAATCTGGTCAAATATCAGCGCTCGAATCAAAATACTTGCATCAACCAACGTCCCATTATCGTCGTTGGCGATCAGGTCAAGGCCGGTGATGTTATCGCCGACGGGCCATCGACGGAGATGGGCGAGTTGGCCTTGGGGCGCAACGTGGTCGTCGCTCTCATGCCCTGGGGCGGCTATAACTTTGAAGACTCGATTTTGATCAGCGAACGGGTCGTCAAAGAAGATATTTACACCTCGATCCACATCGAAGAGTTCGAATGTGCCTCGCGCGATACCAAGTTGGGTCCCGAGGAGATCACCCGCGACATACCCAACGTTGGCGATGAAGCGCTAACCGATCTCGATGAAAGCGGCATTATTCGCATCGGCGCGGAAGTTAAGCCGGGCGACATTCTCGTCGGCAAGATCACGCCGAAGGGCGAGACCCAGCTGTCGCCGGAAGAGAAGCTACTGCGCGCGATCTTCGGCGAAAAGGCCGGCGAGGTGCGCGATACTTCGCTGCGCGTTCCGCCGGGCGTCGAGGGCAGAGTTATCAACGTGCGAATCTTCTCGCGTAAAGGCCTGGGCAAGGACGAGCGCAGCAAAGTCATCGAAGATGAAGAGGTGACGCGGCTGCGCAAGGACCAGCACGATGAAGTGCGCATCCTTCAAGAAGGCGCGCTACGGCGGTTGAAAAAGTTGTTGGTGGGGCGCCGCTTGGCGGCGCGGCTCGCCGACGATAGCCGCAAAGTCATCCTAAACAAAGGTCAGGAGATTACCGAAGAGGATCTCGAACATCTGCCAATGGTTTATTGGAGCGAGATTCGGGTTGACAACGACTCGGTCGAAACCGAATTGAACCGCATTGTCGAGAGCACGACCGGGCAGGTCAATATTATCAAAGAGATGTTCGAGGATAAGATTGACAAGCTCAAGGGCGGCGATGAATTGCCGCCGGGCGTGATCAAGATGGTCAAGGTTTTTGTCGCCATCAAGCGCAAGCTGCAGGTGGGCGACAAGATGGCCGGGCGTCATGGCAACAAAGGGGTTATTTCGCGCATCTTGCCGGAAGAGGATATGCCGTATTTGGAAGACGGCACGCCGGTGGACGTCGTGCTCAACCCGCTCGGCGTTCCCTCGCGCATGAATGTCGGCCAAATCCTTGAAGCGCACTTGGGCTGGGCGGCGCGCAGTCTCGGTCAGCAGATCGATGATCTGGTGCGCACGCACCACGGCGACGGCGATGTGGTGCGGCGGCGTTTGAAAGAATATTTGAACGCGCGCGAGGCCAACGAGCTGCTCGATGGCGTCAAAGACAATGACGTTTTCAAACTCGCGGACAAATACCGCGACGGCGTGCGGATCGCATCGCCGGTGTTCGACGGCGCGGCGGAGGAAGAAATTTTCAACCTGCTGCGTAAAGCCGGCCTGCCGGCCACTGGTCAGGTAACCCTCTACGATGGCCGCACGGGCCAACCCTTCGACGGCAAAGTGACAGTGGGCGTCATGTACATCATGAAGCTGCACCACTTGGTCGACGACAAAATTCATGCGCGTTCAACGGGTCCGTACTCGCTGGTGACGCAACAACCGTTGGGCGGCAAAGCGCAGTTTGGCGGACAGCGCTTGGGCGAAATGGAGGTCTGGGCGTTGGAAGCCTACGGTGCCGCTTACACGCTGCAAGAGATGCTGACGGTCAAGTCCGACGACGTGGTCGGCCGCACGCGCATGTATGAAGCGATCGTCAAGGGCGACAACCTGCTCGAGCCCGGGCTACCGGAGTCTTTCAACGTTATGGTGAAAGAGCTGCAGAGCCTCGGCTTGGATGTCGACCTAGTCGAAGAGAAATAG
- a CDS encoding 50S ribosomal protein L7/L12 produces the protein MADVSREQVKDFIKNMTLMDAAALVKELEEELGVSAAAPVAMVAGGGGAPAAAAAEEKTEFNVILASAGEKKIQVIKVVRELTGLGLKEAKDLVDGAPKPIKEGVPKAEADTIKQKLEAEGAKVEIK, from the coding sequence ATGGCAGACGTATCGAGAGAACAGGTTAAAGATTTCATCAAGAACATGACCTTGATGGACGCTGCGGCGTTAGTCAAAGAACTTGAGGAAGAGTTGGGTGTCAGCGCGGCGGCGCCGGTGGCCATGGTGGCCGGTGGCGGCGGTGCGCCGGCAGCGGCGGCGGCGGAAGAGAAGACCGAGTTCAACGTGATCTTGGCCAGCGCCGGTGAGAAGAAGATCCAGGTCATCAAAGTTGTGCGCGAACTCACCGGCTTGGGTCTCAAAGAGGCCAAGGACTTGGTCGACGGCGCGCCCAAACCGATCAAGGAAGGCGTGCCAAAAGCCGAAGCCGATACCATCAAGCAAAAATTGGAAGCCGAGGGAGCGAAGGTCGAAATCAAGTAG
- a CDS encoding 50S ribosomal protein L10 produces MAETEVARAGHGEKAETVAEIHKTLKAAKMAIVTEYRGLSVAQMTKLRSEIRSAQGEYQVIKNTLVRRALKDTMYGQLERLLEGPNGWVFAYEDPVVLSKALCKFADDTDKLAIKGGVFEGQFMDAANVKALSQMPSKPELQAKLLALINAPATQLVRLIQEPGARVVRLLETVRKGKEG; encoded by the coding sequence ATGGCAGAGACGGAAGTAGCCCGCGCCGGCCACGGTGAGAAGGCCGAAACGGTGGCGGAAATTCATAAGACTTTGAAAGCGGCCAAAATGGCCATCGTGACCGAGTATCGCGGCCTCTCGGTAGCCCAGATGACCAAGCTGCGCAGCGAGATTCGTAGCGCGCAAGGCGAGTACCAGGTGATCAAAAATACCCTGGTGCGCCGGGCGCTCAAAGACACCATGTACGGGCAGTTGGAGCGGTTGCTCGAAGGCCCCAACGGTTGGGTTTTCGCCTATGAAGACCCGGTAGTGCTGTCGAAGGCGCTCTGCAAATTTGCTGACGACACCGACAAACTTGCGATCAAGGGCGGGGTCTTCGAGGGACAGTTCATGGACGCCGCCAACGTCAAGGCGCTGTCGCAAATGCCGAGCAAACCGGAGTTGCAGGCGAAGCTCTTGGCGTTGATCAATGCGCCGGCGACACAATTGGTGCGCTTGATTCAAGAACCGGGCGCCCGCGTTGTCCGGCTTTTGGAAACCGTCCGCAAAGGCAAAGAAGGCTAA
- a CDS encoding 50S ribosomal protein L1, whose product MNNGKKYRESLAKVDRSSRYALADGLRLAKDTARAKFDETVEMAIRLGVDPRQADQNIRGTVSLPHGMGKTVRVLAFAKGEKEKEAQDAGADFVGSDELIKKISEGWVDFDKAVATPDMMAAVGRIGKILGPRGLMPNPKTGTVSLDIGKAVKEIKAGKLEFRVDKAGIIHVPVGKASFAAEQLVDNADAVLHAILRAKPASAKGNYLRAVTVSTTMGPGIKVDLAQVRAMAA is encoded by the coding sequence ATGAACAATGGCAAGAAATATCGCGAGTCTTTGGCGAAGGTTGATCGCAGTAGCCGTTACGCGTTAGCTGACGGCTTGCGTTTGGCCAAGGATACTGCGCGGGCCAAGTTTGACGAAACTGTCGAGATGGCGATTCGCTTGGGAGTGGACCCGCGCCAAGCCGACCAAAACATTCGCGGTACCGTTAGTTTGCCGCACGGCATGGGTAAAACGGTTCGCGTGCTTGCCTTTGCCAAGGGCGAAAAGGAAAAGGAAGCGCAGGATGCAGGCGCTGATTTCGTTGGCAGCGATGAGCTGATCAAAAAAATTAGCGAAGGCTGGGTCGACTTCGATAAGGCGGTGGCAACGCCTGACATGATGGCGGCTGTCGGTCGTATCGGCAAGATCCTCGGACCGCGCGGTCTCATGCCCAACCCGAAAACCGGCACCGTGTCTTTGGACATCGGCAAAGCCGTCAAAGAGATCAAGGCCGGCAAACTAGAATTTCGCGTTGACAAGGCTGGCATTATCCACGTTCCAGTCGGCAAGGCGTCGTTTGCCGCCGAGCAGTTGGTCGACAATGCCGATGCGGTGCTGCACGCGATCCTGCGCGCCAAGCCAGCTTCTGCAAAGGGTAACTATTTGCGTGCGGTGACCGTGTCGACCACTATGGGCCCAGGCATCAAAGTAGACTTGGCGCAAGTCCGCGCCATGGCGGCCTAG
- the rplK gene encoding 50S ribosomal protein L11: MAKKIIGEIKLQIPAGQANPSPPVGPALGQRGVNIMEFCKAFNAATQAQQGMVTPVIITVYADRSFTFVTKTPPASVLLKKAVGLDKGSTAPGKNKVGKVTRAQIRQIAELKLKDLTAKDLAAAEKSIEGTARSLGLEVEG; the protein is encoded by the coding sequence ATGGCCAAGAAAATTATTGGTGAAATTAAGCTGCAGATTCCTGCCGGACAAGCGAACCCGAGCCCACCGGTCGGGCCGGCTTTAGGTCAGCGGGGTGTGAACATCATGGAGTTTTGCAAAGCTTTTAATGCAGCCACGCAGGCGCAGCAGGGCATGGTCACACCGGTGATCATCACCGTCTACGCCGATCGTTCCTTTACATTTGTCACGAAAACTCCGCCGGCGTCTGTGCTGTTAAAGAAAGCCGTCGGGCTTGATAAGGGCTCCACGGCTCCGGGGAAAAACAAAGTTGGCAAGGTAACCCGGGCGCAGATTCGTCAGATTGCTGAGCTGAAGCTGAAGGACTTGACGGCTAAGGATTTGGCGGCGGCAGAAAAGTCCATCGAAGGAACGGCGCGCAGTTTGGGGCTGGAAGTCGAAGGATAA
- the nusG gene encoding transcription termination/antitermination protein NusG has product MAKQWYIVHTFSGYEQKAKAALEERIRTLGKQDQFGEILVPVEKVVELVKGKKKTSSRKFFPGYILVQMELNDDTWHVVKETPKITGFVGGTTQPAPVSDEEVRTITQHMEEGAIKPKPRVLFSVGENVKVVDGPFADFNGVVEEVKPDKGKLRVLISIFGRATPVELEFVQVERN; this is encoded by the coding sequence ATGGCGAAACAATGGTACATCGTTCATACCTTTTCCGGTTATGAACAGAAAGCGAAAGCTGCCTTAGAGGAGCGCATTCGGACTCTAGGCAAGCAGGACCAATTCGGCGAAATCTTGGTGCCGGTCGAAAAGGTCGTCGAGCTGGTCAAAGGGAAAAAGAAGACCTCGTCACGAAAGTTTTTCCCGGGCTATATCCTGGTGCAGATGGAATTGAACGATGACACCTGGCATGTGGTCAAGGAAACCCCAAAGATCACCGGGTTTGTCGGCGGCACGACGCAGCCGGCGCCCGTGAGCGACGAAGAAGTGCGGACGATCACCCAGCACATGGAGGAGGGGGCGATCAAGCCCAAGCCGCGCGTGCTTTTCTCGGTGGGTGAAAACGTCAAGGTCGTGGACGGGCCCTTTGCCGATTTCAACGGCGTCGTCGAAGAGGTCAAACCGGACAAGGGCAAGCTCCGGGTGTTGATCAGTATATTCGGCCGCGCGACTCCGGTGGAGCTGGAGTTCGTTCAGGTGGAGCGGAATTAG
- the secE gene encoding preprotein translocase subunit SecE, producing the protein MGDWLQKVQVGARQLVTFCQEAWQELKKVHWPSRKETYTATAVVILVVVVFSIFLAIVDLGLTKAIQAMLG; encoded by the coding sequence ATGGGTGATTGGTTGCAAAAAGTCCAAGTTGGCGCGCGGCAGCTGGTCACTTTTTGTCAGGAGGCGTGGCAGGAGCTGAAAAAGGTTCATTGGCCTTCGCGCAAGGAGACCTACACGGCGACTGCGGTAGTGATCTTGGTGGTTGTGGTTTTTTCGATTTTCTTGGCCATCGTCGATCTGGGGTTGACCAAAGCGATTCAGGCAATGCTCGGCTGA
- the rpmG gene encoding 50S ribosomal protein L33 encodes MRELVGFACDQCKRKNYTSTKNRKKTTEKLSLKKFCAACRTHTTHREVKV; translated from the coding sequence ATGCGTGAGCTGGTAGGATTCGCTTGCGATCAATGCAAGCGCAAAAATTATACGTCAACGAAAAACCGCAAAAAGACCACGGAAAAATTGTCGCTCAAGAAATTCTGCGCGGCGTGCCGGACCCACACCACGCACCGTGAGGTGAAGGTTTAA
- the tuf gene encoding elongation factor Tu, whose product MSKQKFERKKPHLNIGTIGHVDHGKTTLTAAITKVLEKQGKAKFLAYDQIDKAPEERERGVTINIAHVEYETDKRHYAHVDCPGHADYVKNMITGAAQMDGAILVVSAADGPMPQTREHILLARQVGVPAIVVYLNKADMVDDKELLELVELEVRELLSKYKFPGDDTPIIIGSALKALEGDSSELGEPSIIKLMEAVDSFVQEPVRDVDKPFIMPVEDVFTISGRGTVVTGRVERGIVKVGEEIEIVGFKATQKTVATGVEMFRKLLDEGQAGDNIGVLLRGTKREEVERGQVLAKPGSITPHTKFNAEAYVLTKEEGGRHTPFFNGYRPQFYFRTTDVTGVVKLPEGTEMVMPGDNINVEIELITPVAMDEGRKFAIREGGRTVGAGVVTKINQ is encoded by the coding sequence ATGAGCAAGCAGAAGTTTGAGCGTAAGAAACCACATCTTAACATCGGTACGATTGGTCACGTTGACCACGGCAAAACGACTCTGACGGCAGCGATCACGAAGGTCTTAGAAAAACAGGGCAAGGCGAAATTTCTGGCCTACGACCAGATCGATAAAGCCCCCGAGGAAAGAGAGCGTGGCGTCACGATCAACATCGCCCACGTAGAGTATGAAACCGATAAGCGGCATTACGCTCACGTCGATTGCCCGGGCCACGCCGACTACGTCAAGAACATGATCACCGGCGCAGCGCAGATGGACGGCGCGATTCTGGTGGTTTCGGCGGCTGACGGCCCGATGCCGCAAACCCGTGAACATATTCTGCTCGCTCGTCAGGTCGGTGTGCCAGCCATCGTGGTTTACTTAAATAAGGCTGACATGGTCGACGACAAGGAGTTGCTTGAGTTGGTTGAGCTCGAAGTGCGCGAGCTGCTCTCCAAGTACAAATTCCCCGGCGATGACACGCCGATTATTATTGGCAGCGCCCTAAAAGCCCTAGAGGGCGACTCTTCGGAGCTTGGCGAGCCTTCCATCATCAAACTCATGGAGGCGGTGGACTCTTTCGTTCAGGAGCCGGTGCGTGACGTCGACAAGCCTTTCATTATGCCTGTCGAGGACGTTTTCACTATTAGCGGCCGCGGCACCGTTGTGACTGGCCGTGTCGAGCGCGGCATCGTTAAAGTCGGCGAAGAAATCGAGATCGTCGGTTTCAAGGCAACTCAGAAGACGGTTGCCACCGGCGTTGAAATGTTCCGCAAGCTGCTCGATGAGGGGCAGGCGGGGGACAATATTGGCGTCCTCCTGCGCGGCACCAAGCGTGAAGAAGTCGAGCGTGGTCAGGTGTTGGCCAAGCCCGGCAGTATTACGCCGCACACGAAATTCAACGCTGAGGCGTACGTCTTGACGAAAGAAGAGGGCGGGCGGCACACGCCATTTTTCAACGGCTACCGGCCGCAGTTCTACTTCCGCACGACCGACGTGACCGGCGTGGTAAAGCTGCCTGAAGGGACCGAAATGGTCATGCCCGGTGACAACATCAACGTTGAGATTGAGCTGATTACCCCGGTCGCCATGGATGAAGGTCGGAAGTTCGCGATCCGCGAAGGTGGCCGCACCGTCGGCGCGGGCGTCGTTACCAAGATCAATCAGTAG
- the rlmB gene encoding 23S rRNA (guanosine(2251)-2'-O)-methyltransferase RlmB, which translates to MRRENAMNQEPWLLYGLHAIREKLRAQANDVLEILVAQESGANAVRELCDEAKKRGVRSTVVRRAFLDRLAQGQRHQGAVAKIKPFEYSGMDDLFEAVAASDWSGSIVALDGVTDPHNFGAILRTAEAVGVKHIVIPKDRSVEVTPVVSKTSAGAVHHLKIHKATNLRRAMDGLKERGFWTVGLSVGVAESIFDRVYPAKLCLVLGSEGDGIRTLIRQECDFLVSIPMLGRVASLNVSVAAAVFLYEVMRQRQARS; encoded by the coding sequence ATGAGAAGAGAAAACGCGATGAATCAAGAACCCTGGCTGCTCTATGGTCTGCACGCGATCCGCGAAAAACTGCGCGCCCAGGCAAACGATGTGCTGGAAATACTAGTTGCTCAAGAGTCCGGTGCCAACGCGGTTCGTGAGCTTTGCGACGAAGCGAAAAAGCGCGGCGTGCGGTCGACGGTGGTGCGCCGCGCTTTCTTGGACCGGCTTGCCCAGGGCCAACGGCATCAAGGCGCGGTGGCCAAAATCAAGCCCTTTGAATACAGCGGCATGGACGACTTGTTCGAGGCGGTTGCCGCTTCGGATTGGTCAGGCAGCATTGTTGCGTTAGACGGCGTCACTGATCCGCATAACTTTGGCGCGATTCTCCGTACCGCCGAAGCGGTCGGAGTAAAACATATCGTTATCCCTAAAGATCGTTCGGTGGAAGTTACACCGGTCGTCAGCAAGACTTCGGCGGGTGCGGTGCATCATCTGAAAATACATAAGGCAACGAACCTCCGCCGAGCCATGGATGGGCTCAAGGAGCGGGGGTTTTGGACCGTAGGGCTATCGGTCGGGGTCGCCGAAAGCATCTTCGACCGGGTTTATCCCGCAAAGCTCTGTTTGGTGCTCGGTAGCGAAGGCGACGGCATTCGAACCCTAATTCGTCAGGAATGTGATTTTCTGGTGTCGATCCCGATGCTCGGCAGAGTGGCGTCGCTGAACGTCTCGGTCGCCGCAGCCGTGTTTCTTTATGAGGTAATGCGGCAAAGGCAAGCTCGCAGCTAG
- the lptF gene encoding LPS export ABC transporter permease LptF — protein sequence MKRKRLSRYLISEILPPFLFGIVTFTCMLMVFRILKLIDLVVTRGVPLSQVGKLLSLIVPTFLELTVPMAFLLAILLGLGRLAGDQEIIALKASGVSPWQILKPIACLAAVVALITLGLTLFARPAANQALRRELFSIAKVRLGTALKEKVFNDDFPKILLYIEELVPPGNTAKGVMIIDKRERNKDDIILGKVAFISTDEETNSLGFRVFDGSVYSREKSKPGFSQTKFNIYDFKLDLDELVSPAKRKDAGPKETSLARLLNTIRSKESQGIKVIAEKMELHQRLSFAFVPLVFCLLGVALTLLPRSSRASRSWAFTLCLFWLMAYYALLSLGKALGDKGTLPPWVALWLPNMVVGTIAAQLFFKAIKESPLKMQTWFDWALNWGARRRIAFRKRAQA from the coding sequence GTGAAGCGAAAGAGACTGTCGCGCTATTTGATTTCCGAGATCTTGCCGCCCTTCTTGTTCGGCATCGTGACCTTCACTTGCATGCTCATGGTGTTCCGTATCCTGAAGTTGATCGATCTCGTAGTGACCCGGGGCGTGCCGCTATCGCAGGTGGGAAAATTACTTTCGCTCATCGTGCCGACCTTTCTCGAGTTGACCGTGCCAATGGCGTTTCTCCTGGCTATCTTGCTAGGGTTGGGACGACTGGCCGGGGATCAAGAAATCATCGCCCTGAAAGCTTCCGGTGTGAGCCCCTGGCAAATCCTCAAACCGATTGCCTGTCTTGCCGCGGTTGTGGCGCTCATCACCCTTGGGCTTACGCTTTTCGCGCGCCCTGCGGCGAATCAGGCGCTGCGCCGGGAACTTTTCAGTATTGCTAAAGTCCGCCTCGGTACGGCGTTAAAAGAAAAGGTCTTCAACGACGATTTTCCTAAGATCCTGCTTTACATTGAAGAGTTGGTACCGCCCGGCAACACGGCCAAGGGCGTTATGATCATCGACAAAAGAGAGCGCAACAAAGACGACATCATCCTCGGCAAGGTTGCGTTCATCAGCACCGATGAGGAAACCAACAGCCTCGGCTTCAGGGTCTTCGATGGTTCGGTCTACAGCCGTGAAAAGAGCAAGCCTGGATTTAGCCAGACCAAATTCAACATATACGACTTCAAGCTCGACCTTGACGAGCTTGTCAGTCCGGCCAAGAGAAAGGACGCGGGTCCCAAAGAGACTTCGCTGGCACGGCTGCTCAATACCATCCGAAGCAAAGAGAGCCAGGGCATTAAAGTGATCGCCGAGAAGATGGAACTACACCAACGCCTCTCCTTTGCTTTTGTGCCGCTGGTTTTTTGTTTGTTGGGAGTAGCCCTGACGTTGTTACCGCGAAGCTCCCGGGCAAGCCGCTCATGGGCGTTTACCTTATGCCTCTTTTGGCTCATGGCTTACTATGCTTTGCTTTCGCTGGGCAAAGCTTTGGGTGACAAAGGCACTCTACCCCCCTGGGTCGCGCTATGGCTTCCCAACATGGTTGTCGGCACCATCGCCGCGCAGCTCTTTTTTAAGGCGATCAAGGAAAGTCCTCTGAAAATGCAAACCTGGTTCGATTGGGCGCTCAACTGGGGGGCTCGACGCAGGATTGCATTTCGCAAGCGAGCTCAAGCTTAA